The following proteins come from a genomic window of Micromonospora zamorensis:
- a CDS encoding DUF6114 domain-containing protein, with the protein MTTANASHTRPGGTAQAWQTFRRWQRSRPFWGGLFIALAGVAMFASTRMTINGLSFHSGATGLLSLLIPVILVTCALLLWLSPAQRLFYSVVAAVTTVYSLIGLNLGGFFVGLLLGIVGSALAFAWTPTRPAPAAAELSDTDLSDTDLPLADQVDAGQAVADQPGADQADAGQGHAEQSGVERLDTERIGVEQVDAADEPVDRPAGGATDVGAPPEWPGRSADPRVFGVALLVLGLAAAGLATQPRAVQAAPTRPAATACPSPSGSVTPSPSPTTPTGTPTPTPSASPERDGNIITDILDGIGDLFTGGRGEKAATPSATPTASASAKPTATPTARPGSTACPSPKPGGSGKPGATTPDKPEKAEPGKPLPRIAADPNLPMVGQTPSKLTGSKVTMTGLRFDGTTELQTEKGSLKVLKFSMREAVTDDFLLVADGPDGRTQRYKTDRLTVRGNVAFYSTRFVGKLLGIKLTLTPDLPLPDGIPVTLPISITFTDPVMDLAYVTSDTLTARPSLALALG; encoded by the coding sequence GTGACAACCGCCAACGCGTCCCACACCCGGCCCGGCGGCACGGCCCAGGCGTGGCAGACCTTCCGCCGCTGGCAGCGGAGCCGACCGTTCTGGGGTGGCCTCTTCATCGCCCTGGCCGGGGTGGCGATGTTCGCCTCCACCCGGATGACGATCAACGGCCTGAGCTTCCACAGCGGAGCCACCGGTCTGCTCTCGCTCCTGATCCCGGTCATCCTGGTGACCTGCGCCCTGCTGCTCTGGTTGAGCCCGGCGCAGCGGCTGTTCTACTCGGTCGTCGCGGCGGTCACAACGGTCTACTCGCTGATCGGGCTCAACCTCGGCGGCTTCTTCGTCGGTCTGCTGCTCGGCATCGTCGGCAGCGCGCTCGCGTTCGCCTGGACCCCGACCCGACCCGCGCCAGCCGCCGCCGAACTGTCCGACACCGACCTGTCCGACACGGACCTGCCCCTCGCCGACCAGGTCGATGCGGGCCAGGCGGTGGCGGATCAGCCTGGCGCGGATCAGGCGGACGCGGGTCAGGGCCACGCCGAGCAGAGCGGAGTCGAGCGGCTCGACACGGAGCGGATCGGAGTCGAGCAGGTCGACGCGGCCGACGAGCCGGTGGATCGCCCGGCGGGCGGCGCGACCGACGTGGGCGCACCCCCCGAGTGGCCGGGACGTTCCGCTGATCCGCGGGTGTTCGGAGTTGCGCTGCTGGTGCTGGGCCTCGCTGCGGCCGGCCTGGCCACCCAGCCCAGAGCGGTGCAGGCCGCACCGACCCGACCCGCCGCGACCGCCTGCCCGAGCCCGTCCGGCTCTGTCACGCCGTCGCCCAGCCCCACCACTCCCACCGGGACGCCGACCCCGACACCGAGCGCCAGCCCGGAGCGGGACGGCAACATCATCACCGACATCCTGGACGGCATCGGGGACCTGTTCACCGGTGGCCGCGGCGAGAAGGCCGCGACGCCGTCGGCTACCCCGACCGCCAGCGCGTCGGCGAAGCCGACAGCCACGCCGACGGCCCGTCCCGGCTCCACGGCCTGCCCGTCACCGAAACCGGGCGGGTCGGGCAAGCCCGGGGCCACGACACCAGACAAGCCAGAGAAAGCGGAGCCGGGTAAACCGCTGCCCCGCATCGCCGCCGACCCCAATCTGCCAATGGTGGGCCAGACGCCGTCCAAGCTCACCGGCTCCAAGGTCACCATGACGGGGCTGCGGTTCGACGGGACCACCGAGCTGCAGACCGAGAAGGGCAGCCTCAAGGTGCTGAAGTTCAGCATGCGGGAGGCGGTGACCGACGACTTCCTGCTGGTCGCCGACGGCCCCGACGGGCGCACCCAGCGGTACAAGACCGACCGGCTGACCGTCCGCGGTAACGTGGCCTTCTACTCCACCCGGTTCGTCGGCAAGCTGCTCGGCATCAAGCTCACCCTGACGCCGGACCTGCCGTTGCCGGACGGGATCCCGGTCACCCTGCCGATCTCGATCACGTTCACCGACCCGGTCA
- a CDS encoding DUF6230 family protein yields the protein MQARFEDQGRTRWRRFVAMAVPATAAVGAILFGMSTGAIASDVTVSGQTFKIGAARLEGDGFKQYGGIVREKGEDGRTHPIAVAEISSAELYNLCQSIRSDLPGLPVVLTINAGEGKEPARAKDLLIAMDSLDGNATFTNIKIGRDATDLNATAQKGSFGQNSDHVTITNLQQVSRYTTAATFNLVGLRLKVNVGDKAKGKECF from the coding sequence GTGCAGGCTCGGTTTGAGGATCAGGGTCGTACCCGGTGGCGGCGGTTCGTCGCCATGGCGGTCCCCGCCACCGCCGCCGTCGGCGCCATCCTGTTCGGCATGTCGACCGGCGCCATCGCGTCCGACGTCACCGTGTCCGGGCAGACGTTCAAGATCGGCGCGGCCCGCCTTGAGGGCGACGGCTTCAAGCAGTACGGCGGCATCGTGCGCGAGAAGGGTGAGGACGGCAGGACCCACCCGATCGCCGTCGCCGAGATCAGCAGCGCAGAGCTCTACAACCTCTGCCAGTCCATCCGCTCTGACCTGCCTGGCCTGCCTGTGGTTCTCACCATCAACGCCGGTGAGGGCAAGGAGCCTGCCCGGGCCAAGGACCTGCTGATCGCCATGGACTCGCTCGACGGCAACGCGACGTTCACCAACATCAAGATTGGCCGGGACGCGACCGACCTGAACGCGACGGCGCAGAAGGGTTCGTTCGGCCAGAACTCCGACCACGTCACCATCACGAACCTGCAGCAGGTGTCCCGGTACACCACGGCGGCCACCTTCAACCTGGTCGGACTCCGGTTGAAGGTCAACGTGGGCGACAAGGCCAAGGGCAAGGAGTGCTTCTGA
- a CDS encoding class I SAM-dependent methyltransferase has translation MQLNDVRRDWTKLGAEDPLWAVLVEPGKRGGRWDVEEFLATGRTDVEETSGQLRQLGLPTRWERVLDFGCGVGRLSQALAPHADEVVGVDIAPTMLEAARRLNRSAENIRFVLNDAPDLSQFPDGHFDLVYSALVLQHLPRPAIDHYLAEFLRVLRPGGIAVLGLPTEPGRTARGIVWHLAPSRLISWAQCHLLNYPAPMKMTVVPHADMVRLMAAHGGEIVGQWRDLLYSEDWVCMRYAVRRAGHPRQEPLHD, from the coding sequence GTGCAACTGAACGACGTGCGACGCGACTGGACCAAGCTCGGAGCTGAAGATCCGCTCTGGGCCGTACTCGTTGAGCCCGGCAAACGCGGCGGACGGTGGGACGTGGAGGAGTTCCTGGCCACGGGCCGCACCGACGTCGAGGAGACGTCCGGCCAACTTCGCCAACTCGGCCTGCCCACCCGCTGGGAGCGGGTGCTCGACTTCGGCTGCGGCGTCGGGCGACTGTCTCAGGCCCTCGCCCCACACGCGGACGAGGTCGTCGGTGTGGACATCGCTCCGACCATGCTGGAGGCCGCCCGGCGACTCAACCGGAGCGCCGAGAACATCCGGTTCGTCCTCAACGACGCACCGGACCTGAGCCAGTTTCCCGACGGCCACTTCGACCTGGTCTACAGCGCCCTGGTGTTGCAACACCTGCCGCGCCCCGCCATCGATCACTATCTGGCCGAGTTCCTGCGCGTGTTGCGGCCGGGCGGCATCGCCGTCCTGGGGCTGCCAACCGAGCCGGGGCGTACGGCCAGGGGCATCGTCTGGCATCTGGCGCCGTCCCGCCTGATCAGCTGGGCACAGTGCCACCTGCTCAATTATCCGGCGCCGATGAAAATGACTGTCGTACCACACGCCGACATGGTGCGGCTCATGGCCGCACATGGCGGGGAGATCGTCGGGCAGTGGCGCGATCTGCTGTACAGCGAAGACTGGGTCTGCATGCGGTACGCGGTACGCCGCGCAGGGCATCCGAGGCAGGAGCCGCTCCACGACTGA
- a CDS encoding DUF3068 domain-containing protein has protein sequence MKLRVGAALFGLGVLLLVFAAGLPFYVAPSVTKLPYDLEPTTSVAEAKNAKFLKLTRVGESVSIEVLQGDLVSSVEVIPQPDDTRDRLPKELKGDAVIWDVYQTVRRADTPDVVSQYSTELALYRISGAAAPWKEQWLNESGAEQTPVGNVNYSGQIYKFPFGAGKRDYQVFDRDLKRAVPAKFIGTEKIKGIEAYRFEQRIENEVLNTPEASLKPLLGRFAPGATSGQIVYSNTRTLWIDPVTGSYVNVREQQNKELRPDTGTATVLLDADFNYNDDTVSRSVETVKDNRFKIGLISFWGPIAAGVLGLIALVVGVWLVTRTNDGAARHRADPAVAPGADPTQTRVDQEPVRDAETAEQPRTEPAGGPLTDEIPPASTNWKSEDPTVPAQRPAHGEVEQR, from the coding sequence GTGAAGCTTCGCGTGGGCGCCGCGCTATTCGGGCTCGGTGTTTTGTTGCTGGTCTTCGCGGCTGGGCTGCCGTTCTATGTGGCCCCCTCCGTGACCAAGCTCCCTTATGATCTTGAACCAACGACGTCCGTCGCGGAGGCAAAGAACGCCAAGTTCCTGAAGCTCACTCGCGTCGGCGAGTCGGTGAGCATCGAGGTCCTGCAAGGTGACCTCGTCTCCAGCGTCGAGGTCATTCCTCAGCCGGACGACACGAGGGACCGGCTACCCAAGGAACTCAAGGGTGACGCGGTGATCTGGGACGTCTACCAGACGGTCAGGCGTGCCGACACCCCGGACGTGGTCAGCCAGTACAGCACCGAGTTGGCCCTCTACCGGATCTCCGGTGCGGCCGCCCCGTGGAAGGAGCAGTGGCTCAACGAGAGCGGCGCGGAGCAGACTCCGGTCGGGAACGTGAATTACTCCGGCCAGATCTACAAGTTCCCGTTCGGCGCCGGCAAGCGGGACTACCAGGTTTTCGACCGTGACCTGAAGCGGGCCGTCCCGGCGAAGTTCATCGGCACGGAAAAGATCAAGGGCATCGAGGCATACCGCTTCGAGCAGCGGATCGAGAACGAGGTGCTGAACACCCCGGAGGCGAGCCTCAAGCCGCTTCTGGGCCGGTTTGCCCCCGGCGCCACCAGCGGCCAGATCGTCTACAGCAACACCCGTACGCTCTGGATCGACCCGGTGACGGGTTCCTACGTGAACGTCCGGGAACAGCAGAACAAGGAGCTGCGCCCAGACACCGGCACCGCCACGGTGCTGCTCGACGCGGACTTCAACTACAACGACGACACGGTCAGCCGCAGTGTCGAGACGGTCAAGGACAACCGCTTCAAGATCGGCCTGATCAGTTTCTGGGGCCCGATCGCCGCCGGTGTCCTTGGTCTGATCGCCCTGGTCGTCGGCGTATGGCTGGTGACGCGGACCAACGACGGTGCCGCCCGGCACCGCGCCGACCCGGCTGTGGCACCCGGTGCCGACCCGACTCAGACCCGGGTGGACCAGGAACCGGTGCGCGACGCGGAGACCGCCGAGCAGCCCAGGACCGAGCCCGCAGGCGGTCCACTGACCGACGAGATCCCGCCGGCGTCGACGAACTGGAAGTCCGAGGACCCGACGGTGCCGGCCCAGCGCCCGGCGCACGGCGAGGTGGAGCAGCGCTAA
- a CDS encoding acyltransferase family protein, whose translation MSTAAAPIVPQTSATDRLPALDALRAIGAVAVVGHHVGFQTAATMNTTWGGWLARLDVGVAIFFVLSGFLLFRPWALNAATGQARPRAGRYLWRRALRILPAYWLAVLVCLFVLPQNRPASAGDWIRHLTFTQIYGPGQLRSGLTQTWSLATEVAFYLILPLVAVLAVGRSWRPVRTVVIVCGGLLVTAGWLALMGIGWLDNGLHTTWLPSYAAWFGAGMAMAAAHVALRTGTAPAAFRVLDDLASAPIACWAAAVGLMAIATTPIAGPRDLAGPTAAEFAVKLALYLAIASLILIPVAFGGPTRVKEAFGAQSARWLGTVSYGLFLWHPLVIELIYLIDDRPLFTGGLFNIFVLTMVFGLVYAAVSYYGVERPLQVLGSQRRNRLAGRGQASDTPAVDVAAPARTAPTVPASTPTPTVGA comes from the coding sequence ATGTCCACAGCCGCCGCGCCAATAGTTCCGCAGACTTCGGCAACCGATCGACTCCCCGCCCTCGATGCGCTGCGAGCAATTGGCGCCGTGGCGGTCGTCGGTCACCACGTCGGGTTCCAGACCGCCGCCACCATGAACACCACGTGGGGCGGCTGGCTGGCCCGGCTCGACGTCGGCGTTGCCATCTTCTTCGTGCTCTCCGGATTCCTGCTGTTCCGACCGTGGGCCCTGAACGCCGCGACGGGACAGGCCCGACCGCGCGCCGGACGGTACCTCTGGCGGCGGGCCCTACGAATCCTGCCGGCCTACTGGCTGGCCGTGCTGGTCTGCCTGTTCGTCCTGCCGCAGAATCGGCCGGCGTCCGCCGGCGACTGGATTCGCCACCTCACCTTCACCCAGATCTACGGGCCTGGCCAGTTGCGCTCCGGGCTCACCCAGACCTGGAGTCTCGCCACCGAAGTCGCGTTCTACCTGATCCTGCCGCTGGTCGCCGTGCTCGCTGTTGGTCGGTCATGGCGTCCCGTCCGAACCGTCGTGATCGTCTGCGGGGGTTTGTTGGTGACCGCGGGATGGCTCGCCCTGATGGGGATCGGCTGGCTCGACAACGGCCTGCACACCACGTGGCTCCCCTCGTACGCGGCCTGGTTCGGCGCAGGGATGGCCATGGCCGCGGCGCACGTCGCCCTGCGCACCGGGACCGCGCCCGCCGCATTCCGCGTACTGGACGACCTCGCCTCCGCACCGATTGCCTGCTGGGCAGCGGCGGTCGGGCTGATGGCGATCGCGACGACGCCCATCGCCGGACCCCGCGACCTCGCCGGTCCGACAGCCGCCGAGTTCGCGGTCAAGCTGGCCCTGTACCTCGCGATCGCGTCGCTGATCCTGATCCCGGTGGCCTTCGGCGGGCCAACGCGGGTGAAGGAGGCCTTCGGTGCCCAGTCCGCCCGGTGGCTCGGCACCGTCTCGTACGGACTGTTCCTGTGGCACCCGCTGGTCATCGAACTCATCTACCTGATCGACGACCGACCGCTCTTCACTGGCGGGCTGTTCAACATCTTCGTACTCACCATGGTCTTCGGCCTGGTGTACGCCGCCGTCAGCTACTACGGCGTCGAGCGGCCCCTGCAGGTCCTCGGATCACAGCGTCGGAACCGACTGGCCGGGCGCGGGCAGGCATCCGATACGCCCGCCGTCGATGTGGCCGCACCGGCCCGCACGGCACCGACAGTCCCGGCGAGTACGCCGACGCCCACGGTCGGCGCGTAG
- a CDS encoding glycosyltransferase family 4 protein, with the protein MPGHVLFLNWRDTRNPEGGGSEVYVERIAAELVARGFRATLFCAAHSEAPGDEINEAGVRLVRRGGRHTVYLWAALSYLVGALGVGPLSSRRGGRPDILVDVCNGLPFLSPLWARRPVVKLIHHVHREQWPVVLPQWAARFGWWVESSLAVRVYRRCRYVTVSEATRRELAVLGVPPEQVAVVHNGTPALPRTDAERAPFPLLVTLNRLVPHKRVEVALRAVAALADELPQLRLVVAGQGWWESHLRELAAELDITERVDFRGFVTEEEKAALLASAWVALTPSLKEGWGLTIVEAGSAGTPTVAFREAGGVAEAIVDGRTGLLADDIDDYLAKVRTLLHEDEMRREMGAQARKHAASFTWQAAGGHFADLLNGVESPRPVQQRGEPSYLSP; encoded by the coding sequence ATGCCCGGACACGTGCTGTTCCTCAACTGGCGAGACACCCGTAACCCCGAGGGCGGCGGTTCCGAGGTGTACGTGGAACGGATCGCCGCCGAGTTGGTGGCGCGCGGTTTCCGCGCCACCCTCTTCTGCGCCGCCCACAGCGAGGCACCCGGCGACGAGATCAACGAGGCGGGCGTCCGGCTGGTGCGGCGCGGCGGCAGACACACCGTCTACCTCTGGGCGGCGCTCAGCTACCTGGTCGGCGCGCTGGGCGTGGGCCCGCTGTCAAGCCGTCGGGGCGGCCGGCCCGACATCCTGGTCGACGTCTGCAACGGATTGCCGTTCCTCTCCCCGCTGTGGGCACGGCGACCGGTGGTCAAGCTGATCCACCACGTGCATCGCGAGCAGTGGCCGGTGGTCCTTCCGCAGTGGGCCGCCCGGTTCGGCTGGTGGGTCGAGTCGTCGCTCGCCGTACGCGTCTACCGGCGGTGCCGGTACGTCACCGTCTCCGAGGCCACCCGCCGAGAGTTGGCGGTGCTTGGCGTACCGCCGGAGCAGGTCGCCGTGGTGCACAACGGCACGCCGGCGCTGCCCCGCACCGACGCCGAGCGGGCGCCGTTCCCGCTTCTGGTGACGCTGAATCGGCTGGTGCCACACAAGCGGGTCGAGGTGGCGTTGCGGGCGGTCGCGGCCCTCGCCGACGAGCTGCCCCAGCTGCGGCTGGTCGTCGCCGGCCAGGGCTGGTGGGAGTCGCACCTGCGTGAGCTTGCCGCGGAGCTGGACATCACCGAGCGGGTGGATTTCCGGGGCTTCGTGACGGAGGAGGAGAAAGCGGCTCTGCTCGCCTCCGCCTGGGTTGCCCTGACCCCGTCACTGAAGGAGGGCTGGGGTCTGACGATTGTCGAGGCGGGTTCCGCGGGCACGCCAACGGTCGCGTTCCGGGAAGCGGGTGGAGTCGCCGAAGCTATCGTCGACGGGCGCACCGGCCTGCTGGCCGACGACATCGACGATTACCTGGCGAAGGTGCGCACGCTTCTGCACGAGGACGAAATGCGGCGTGAGATGGGGGCGCAGGCCCGGAAGCACGCGGCGAGCTTCACCTGGCAGGCCGCGGGTGGGCACTTCGCGGACCTGCTCAACGGTGTGGAGTCGCCCCGCCCAGTGCAGCAGCGGGGCGAGCCGTCCTACCTGTCGCCGTAG